From Triticum dicoccoides isolate Atlit2015 ecotype Zavitan unplaced genomic scaffold, WEW_v2.0 scaffold157102, whole genome shotgun sequence, the proteins below share one genomic window:
- the LOC119344168 gene encoding cationic peroxidase SPC4-like: protein VNLVNWEGLFVSDQDLFTNATTRPIVERFARSQRDFFDQFGVSMVKMGQIKVLTGDQGQVRRNCSARNTGTADGLQWSSLVQTVVDAAAESLGF from the coding sequence GTGAACCTGGTGAACTGGGAGGGGCTCTTCGTGTCCGACCAGGACCTCTTCACCAACGCCACCACCCGGCCCATCGTGGAGCGCTTCGCGCGCAGCCAGCGCGACTTCTTCGACCAGTTTGGCGTGTCCATGGTCAAGATGGGCCAGATCaaggtgctcaccggcgaccagggCCAGGTTCGCCGCAACTGCTCCGCTCGCAACACCGGCACTGCTGACGGCCTCCAGTGGTCGTCCCTGGTGCAGACCGTCGTCGACGCCGCCGCGGAGAGCCTCGGTTTCTAA